One Stratiformator vulcanicus genomic window, CCCTTGCAGTACCGGACCGTGACAGTCTCGCGCGGGGACCTCGAAATCACCGTTAATGCGACGGGCACACTTGAACCGGTCAACTCCGTTGACATTGGCTGTGAGATTTCTGGATCGATCGAAGAGGTGCATGTCGACTTTAATGAGCGGGTGGAAGCGGGCGATGTGCTGATCACTCTCGACACGGACGAGTTGGAGGCCCAAGTTGCGCGCTCCCGCGCGTCTCTCGCCGTTTCCCAGGCGGACTTGCGTCAGGCGGAAGCGACGCTGCTGGAATCGAAACAAACTCTCGCACGAATTCAACACCTCAGGGAACGGAAGACCCTTACCCAGCAAGACCTGGACACAGCCATCGCAAACGTCGCACGGGCGGAGGCTTCGTTGGCCGGAGCGGACAGTCAAATCATGGTCGCCCGGGCCACGCTGGACGGCGACTTGACGAAGCTCCGAAAGTCGCGTGTGCACTCTCCCATCGACGGAATGGTACTGACACGTGCCGTAGAACCCGGGCAGACCATTGCCGCGACGTTTCAGACCCCGATTTTATTGACGTTGGCGGAAGATCTAAGCCAAATGAAGTTGCTGGTCGACATTGACGAAGCTGACGTGGGGACTGTACGGGAAGGGCAAAAGGCCACATTCGCGATCGACGCTTATCCCGGGGAGAACTTTCCCGCAAGAATCACTTCCTTGCGGTATGCTCCGAAACGGACCCAAGATGTCGTGACGTATGAAGCGGTTCTAGAGGTCGACAACAGTTCGCTGAAGCTGCGACCCGGGATGACGGCGGTTGCGGATATTGTGACCGCCCGAGCGGAGAGCGCGTTACTTGTCCCCAACGCGGCGTTGAGGTTCACACCCGAATCAGACACGGAGTTCGAATGGGTGACTCTCGGCAACACGCGTGACGCCGCCGACGGGCAGGCGGTTTGGATCTTACGAGACAATAAGCCCTACCGGATAAAGGTCGAAACCGGACGTTCCGACGGTCGCCGGACCGAGATCATTTCGGGTGAGTTGAGCCCGGGGACTGCAATCATTGTCGATACTATTGGTTCTTAAGACCTGCTGGGAAAGTTCCGATGAAACGAACACAGCATGAAACTCCGCTGATCGAGTTTCACGACGTTTTTAAGATATACGGGGAAGACGATTCGGAAGTCCGTGCGCTGAATGGAGTCGATCTGAGGATCGAAAAGGGCGAGTTTGTCGCCGTCATGGGACCCAGTGGATCGGGAAAGTCGACATGCATGAACATTCTGGGCTGCCTCGATGCTCCTACAGCAGGCGAGTATTTCTTCCGCGGAGTGGACGTTGGCGCAATCACACGTGATCAGCGGGCCTTGCTGAGATGTCACTATCTCGGATTCGTGTTCCAGGGTTTCAATCTCCTGAAGCGAACCAGTGCGATGGAAAACGTCGAATTGCCGCTCATTTATCGTGGCCTTGGTTCTGCGGAACGAAGGAGGCGAGCAATGAACGCGCTGCATATCGTTGGACTGGACGGACGGGAGACTCACACTCCCGCCGAACTTTCGGGTGGACAACAGCAGCGTGTGGCCATTGCACGCGCCTTGGTCGCTGAACCGACCGTGATATTGGCCGATGAGCCAACCGGAAATCTCGACTCGGAACGCAGTGTCGAGATCATGAATTTGCTCGTTGACCTCAATACTCGGCAAGGCATCACTGTTGTGCTCGTAACCCACGAGACCGAGATGGCCGCTTATGCCAGACGGTGCGTCACGTTCCTTGATGGCAACATTCTATCGGATGAATCACGCGACGCCGCTGCGAAGCCCTCGGTCCGCGAGAGATCCGCAAGCGTCGCTCGGCCATGGGGTCTGAAGACCGGGGTAAGTGCCTGATGTTGTGGACCACACTATTGCTATCCCTCCGCGAGATTCGACGAAACGTCCTGCGCTCAAGTCTGACTATCCTTGGGATCGTCATTGGCGTCTGGGCATTAATCACGATGGTCACCTTGGGCAGTGGGGCAACCGAGCGAGTCAAGAGCGATATCGCGGTGCTCGGATACAATCTGGTCGTCGTATTGCCTGGTGTGGAACGTCGCACCGGCGGCGGTATTATGCCGGGAGCAGAGCCATTTGAAATAGAAGATGTCACAGCGATTAAGGAAGAAGTATCGTCTGTGGCAGCAGCGGCGCCGTGGTCAAGCCATCCCATTCTGGCAGTAAACGGAAATCGCAACTGGCAGACCGTTGCCCAAGGCTCAGATAATGATTTCATGAAATCCCGCAGTTGGAGAGTTCAATATGGTCGAGAATTCGCGGAGGCGGAACTTCGCGGTGGCAAGGCGGTCTGTATATTGGGAGAGACGGTCCGACAGGAACTTTTCGGTCGCACGAATCCCGTCGGCGAGAAACTTCGATTGGGAAAACTCACATATGAAATCGTCGGCGTCTTCGAGTCGAAGGGTCAGTCGTTTTCAGGGCAGGATCAGGACGACTTCATATTGCTGCCCTTGAAAACGCTGCAGCGCCGAATCTCGGGCAATCGAAACATCGCCGTAATTTTCGTGTCCGCCGAAACGGAGGATATGGCCGAGAGAGTGAAAGCCGACGTCGGGCAGTTGATGCGCGAGCGGCGTCGCATCGCTCCCGGCGCTCAAGACGACTTTTCGGTGCAGGATTTGAAAGAGATATCCACGCTGATCGAAGAGACAACCGGTGTCCTGACCGCGTTCGTCGGCGCGATTGCTGCGGTCAGTTTATTAGTCGGAGGCATCGGAATTATGAACACAATGCTTGTGACTGTGATCGAACGCACCCGAGAGATTGGAACGCGACTGGCTATCGGGGCACTGGAGCGTGAGGTCCTAATGCAGTTCCTCGTCGAGGCGATGGTGCTTAGTGCGGTGGGAGGACTCGTCGGCATCATTCTTGGGTTAGTCACAGCAGCTGTGTCCGCTCACTTGTTGAGTATCCCGTTGGCGATTAATTCTGCGGTTGTCCTGGGAGCCTTTGCATTTTCGGCTCTGGTCGGCATAGTATTCGGCTCATATCCGGCAATGCAGGCAGCCCGACTGAATCCTATTGATGCCCTACGTCATGAGTAATTGTTAATTGTGCCATTTTGACGGTGGGTGGCGGGGTTGTCTTCAAGACAGCCCCGGTCATGTGACGACCGACGCCCAACGTCCGGGGCTGTTGCCGTCGCAACAACCCCGCCACCAGCCGCCGGTGGTGTGCCAGAAAGCGTTCTATGACAAGCTTTCGACTCCGGGGATAAGCCTTGACCCACTGGCCTCCCAATCTCGGTCCGTGATCGCGGCCTACCCTTAGCTTCTTCACGCCGTCCGGATTCCGGAGAGTGATATCCAACCAGCGGGCGTTCTCCCGCTGCCGTCTAATCCGTTCTCGCATGTAGCTTGAAGGCCCGCCCATGACTCGGACGGTGGCTGTCTGAGAATGCGATTTCAATCCCTATTCGGTCGCTGGCGACAATCGAGCCATGGAAGCAAACCGGTGTCCCTCTCAGCCCCACATAGGGCCGCTCTGAGGGCCATCCGAAAGCCGGGGTGGGGTTTGTTTGCCCATTCAGTAGCAGCAGACGCAGAGAGCGTCTGCGAGGCCAAGGGGCGTCCGTAAAAGTCCGATGCTCGTTGTGCCATAGGCGGCTCCGATGCCGTTCCGTAATTCCAACCGGTGGCATTTGCGACGAGAGCTTCAGTAGGACTCCGGAGTGCGGTTCTACGGGCAGGCTCGATTCGGTGGCTAGAGCGTGGTCCTTTAATGGCACATGCCCGTAGCGGCGAATCTGAGGCCCACAATCGGCCCGTTTGAGTCTCGATCCCCGCTTGTGCCATTGGTGGCCGAACCATGTCGGCAGAGCCGTGTCAGTCCGCTTGTGGAGCGGTTGCGGCCACGATCGCAGATATTCCGTCACGTGTGCCTTGCGGCAATTGGGGCCAAACCTCGATAATCTCCATCAACTGCGGCTCGATTTCGAAGATATTCTGACAGTCGCTGCAACCATCGCTGCAACCAGATTCTTCCGAGTCGCAAAAACACTGCCGGAGAGGTGGCAGAGTGGCCGATTGCACCGGTCTTGAAAACCGGCGTACCGCAAGGTACCGGGGGTTCNNNNNNNNNNGCCTTCCGCGCGTCCTAGCGCGCGGCCCCATTGAAGCGCGAAGGAATCTGGCGTCGAACTCCGGCGGGCGGCCACCTTCCGCGCGTCCTAACGCGCGGCCCCATTGAAGCGAGTTGCCCGGTCAGTGGTCGCACATCGAGCGGCACCTTCCGCGCGTCCTAGCGCGCGGCCCCATTGAAGCTGCATTGCCTCCAGCTCGGCAATCGCGTGCCAAAGCCGCCTTCCGCGCGTCCTAGCGCGCGGCCCCATTGAAGCAAGATAGAGCGTCAGCGTGCCGTTTTGCGCGACCGGTCCTTCCGCGCGTCCTAGCGCGCGGCCCCATTGAAGCGGTGGCGCCGACCTCGCGGACTCGGATGAAGCCGTCCCTTCCGCGCGTCCTAACGCGCGGCCCCATTGAAGCTGAAGGGGCGAGCCGCGAGTGGGCGATTCGTAAATCCCTTCCGCGCGTTCCAACGCGCGGCTCCATCGAATAACTGCGGGCAACTGGCGATGCGTCGCGATGTCCGGCACAGGTCCGGGCGTTTGAATCCGGGTCTTCCGTTGTAGCCTGAATCTTAAAACTAGTTTTGGAATTAGCCCTGTTCCCCAACCGCGGATTGAACTTGGCAGCGCGAAGTGGAGACTGAGCGGCAATTCGGCCCGTCCTCTCGCAAAATCAACCATGCGGCCGGATCAACGTGTGATTCTCCTCCGGCGGTCTGCTGCGTCGCCTTCACAATCTGCAATTTCCCTCCGCCATCCTCTCCCAGCTAAATAAACGGCGAAAATGCGTCATAAGACTTGGACGACGGCTTAGCCGTCAAATTTTGGCCAAGTCTCGGAGGAAAAAGTGAACAGTCTTGAAGCCGGAGACGAGAACAAGGATCGCGATGCCAACATCAATGCTGAGAGAACGGACAGTTCGAATCGAGGTAAAGCCTTGGCTCAAGAATTGGGAAGGATGATAGGGCGTTATCTCGCTGAGCGTGAGAGACAGTTGCGTCAAGAAGCGGCAGACTCCTGACCGCGCGAGTTCAATCAGCTTGCTTCCGCTTTTCTGAGCCTGATCGATTTGCCAGCGATTTCGTAAGTCTTAACCGCAGTTGACGGACAGACTCCAGCCCTATCGAGTCATTACTACGTCCGCTGAGGTATTGAGTGAACGCTCGATCCAGCAAGCCGACACTGCCGTATTTGCGGTCGCCGTACCGCGCATTGAGGGCACGAATGCGGTAGACGAACAGGACCAATTGCCATCCAAAAGTCAGGTAGCCCGAAGTCGCTGGCGCGCCTCGAAGCCACGGTTTGACGTGCTCAATGTTCTCCGATCTGTGAACTCTGTTGAGCAAATCTCGGACAGTCAGTCTGCTGTCGGCCAAGGTGGCCCAAGGCAGGAACACGTGCAGTCCCGATTCGTTTAGGTCGGCCGACGGCATGGCCGCCTGTCCGCCGACGGCAGCGTCTAAGGGGGTCGGTAACTCCCATGTCGCGAATCGTTCTATGCCCCATTTCCGTTGTAGGCCGTGGAGAAGTTTAAGCGGTTTCTGAAGTCGCTGCGGGATTTGCAATTTCGAATCACGATCATCGGAACTGACCAAGGACGGAAGCGGGCATAGTTTCGCGATTGAACTCTCATGAGAGCCTAGCAGCTGACGCCGCTCGTTAAACATTTCTGTATCGAGGATGAGGTAAGCGGTGTAGGCACACCTCAAGCGAATGTTCGCCTGAGAATCGACCCCGGCCCCTGCAGACCGACGGCGAATGGGCGCTGTCTTTAAAGAGATCTGAAATTGCTCCAAGGGCGAATTCGTTATGGACCGGCCGTTGCAAAATCCGATGCCAGGGCAAGCCGCTAATGCCCGTTCGAACTGTGCGTCCCGACGGGAGAGGAGCGACGTACCGGTTTTCTCGATAACGAGGTCGAGCAGCGGTCGAGGCAGGCTGTAGATCGTCTGCCCGGCTGCCTCGACCTCCTCAGGAAAGTGATCACGAAGTTTTGTGAACTTCGGGCTGATTGTCTGTCGTTCGTCAAATGAGGTCATGACATGTCGTGCCGGTGATCACTTCGTTAGAAACTTACGCTTAAGTCTCACTATGCGCAATTTCGCGAGAGAAGTCATGGTCAAGCTATACAGCAAAGAAATTCAGCCAATTGCAGCGCGATGGACGGCAGCAGCACAAAAACGAAAAACCCGACAGCCCGTAGCGATGCGTGGACTCGGGCTGAACTGAACGGAAAACATTCGTTTCCGTGTCGATGCGGCCCTACGCTCCACATATGTCGTCGACGCGGTAATTTTGTCGCGAGGTTTCGATTTCAGAAACGACAGCTATACGAGACACTGGGCAAAAAAGAAGAGGAGGCTTTCTCGCAGCTCTGTGAATTGAAAGCCGAACTGGACGCTGGCCGATACTGCCCACAATCGGAACGGAAGCCCCGCATGATTGCCAAGCGGACTTCGGTCAAATTGACGCTCGATGAACTGTGCAACGCGCATTTAGAAGAATTGCGGTCTCGCAAAGGGAACACAACGGCCACTACTTATCGCAGCCGCCTTGTCGAAGTGCTGGCGTTTGCAGCGAAACCTGCGCAACGAAAGTATCGCTACGCGGAAGAAATCGATCGTGAATTCGTCGTCAATCTTTCAAGCCACCTACACACGACGAAAACAACCCGGAACGGAAAGGCAGGCGGCATCGCGAAGACAATCAGCGCAAAACAAATCCGAAACTCGCTCGAAACACTTCGTACGATTTTGAATTGGGCGAAGCAACCAGCCGTTTGTAAGCTGCCGCTCGACTTCGTTGTCCCGGTTACAAAGGACATTCTGCCGCCTCAACCAAAGGCCGACCCGTTACGTGAATCACCTGCAAAGATTGAACAGCGCGTTGAGGCAATTTCACGCATGGACGCGTTCGAGCTCTGCGTGTTTGGGCCTTCAATGCTCTTGGCACAGCGTCCGGACGACCTTTGTGGACTTCTCACAACTGATGTCGACTGGGAGCGGCGGAGACTACGGTTCGGCGTCCACTTCGAGGGCGCGGACCACACGAAGGGTCGCACGTCTTTCCAAGTCGTCTTTCCGCCCGAGTTAGATCCACTTCTTTTTCGCCTTGTCAAAACGCGAACCGAAGGCCCGTTACTTCTGTCTGCTCAAGCGTTTGCAAACTCCGCGCGTGATTCAGCGACTGTAGGTGGCATGACAGTTCGTCCGTTGTATGAGCAAGCCCTTGAAAGCGAAGGCTCTGAAGAAATCCAGTGCGACAATGATCGCAAGCGAGTCTATCGTTCCGTCCTTAAGAAGCTTGGCGGAATGACCCCCGATCTGATGGGGAAGGACTTCGACCGATTCCGTAAACGCGAACAACTTGCGTTACCTAGCATCGGTCAATTCAGGCACGCCATTACACACGACATGAAACAGTCGGGAATGGGGATCCTGGAACTTCGTTATCTGACATCGCACTCCACCGATGACATACTAAACGAATACACCAGCATTGACATCGTTGGGGCTATGGAGAAGTATTTCGACATAGTTGATCCGATTCTTGTTGCGATTCGCAGTAGAGGTCGCGAACTTGGATTGACTGAGCCACAGCAGCCGAACAATGACTGCCGGTGCTCGGCTGGTGCACAATCGGTGCACACGATCATCAAAGTGACTTCGGCGGATAAATTTGATGCTTCTGCGCAGGAGCGATGTAACTCCTGCAATTTCTTGACTTAGTGTTCCGGATTCGAGCAAAGACGGTCGGCTATTTGGTGATTGACAGGAAGGGGGCGGAGAATCCCCCCCTCTCCGCTTGATTGCAGGCCCTTGAGACATAAGTCGTTGTCTTGAGGGCTGTTGCATTTCCGAGGCGTGCTCGGAGCGACCCGTTTGTGGCGTCATTTGTGGCGTTTTGTGGCGGGGGCGTTCTCCGAAAGATGTCTCGATGCCCCAGAAAAAAAGCTTCCGGATCGGTCGCGTGCGCGGCGATCTCCGCGGTCGGGTGTGGTACCTGACCTATCACGAACAGGGCCAGCGTCAGCGGCCGAGGGTTGGCCCGTCACTCGATGAAGCCCGCCAGACGGCGGCCCAGATCAACGGCCAGCTGGAGTCAGGACAGACGGCTCTACTGACCTTTGATCGAATCGGTATCGACGAGCTTCGCTGCCGCTGGCTCGACTACCACGAGCATGTCCGCCGATCGTCACTGCAGACCCTGCGACGCTATCGCACCGCCACACAGCACCTGATCGATTTCCTTAATAGATCGCCGGTCCGTTCGGTGGCCGAGTTGCTCGCCGCAGCCGATGAGTGGCTCTTCCCGATCGCTGCGACGTTGGCCTTCACGCGGATGCGTCCGGGCGAAGTCGTGCACTTGTTCGTTGAAAACTTTGACCGTGATGAGGGACTGCCGCACGTTCGCTGTCGACCCGAACTCGCTACGCCTAAGACCTTCCGGCACCTCTTCGCCGCGACGCAACAGCAACGGCGCGTCGATCCACTCCTCTGCAATCTATTGATGGGCCACACCCCCGAAGACGGCGGTAAGCATCGCACCGGCCCCGGCATGACCGCCGTTCACACGCACACGCGGGTAGAGACGCTCTGGCAGCGGCACGCGGCGACCCTTATGCGCGCAGGACGAGGCTCAAGCGGAGCTGCACGGCCGCTGAAAAGTCGAACGCACCATCGGCTGGCTTAAACAGTTTCGTCGTTCGGGAATGCACTGGGAATATCACGCTCACCACTTCGCAGGCTTCTGGCAACTCGGCTGCCTGTTCAGTATTCTGAGAGGGTGATAGGACCGGTCATAGAAAGCCCAGAAGTATGAGAACATCGACGGCCGCGCTGGCCTTAATCACAAACTCCTCACCGCAGGGTCCTCAATTCTTAACGCAATGGAATGAGGGCTGGGAAGGATTAAGGCTGATCGGTGGGCATTTGGGATCGGGTGAATCGTTCCACGAATGCGTCCTGCGTAAGACGTGCGAAGAATTACAGCTTTGCGAGACTGATTTGAACATTGCCCCGCGGCCAGTCGCTCATCTTAATTTTCAACAATTCTCCGAGCGGGCACGGGTGGTCACGAAGTATCGTTTCGAGATGTATGATGTCTCGCCGCGAGATCGCGACCAACTCGTGGCTATCGCCGCTCGGCCGGAAAATGAATGGGTGACCGAAGAAGAAATCGGGCGTGGCCAGACCCGCAACGGTCGGCCGATCAGCCGGACCGTCCGGCTTCTGCTGGAAAAGAGCGGTCGAATTGAGGCGGAACGCGATCCCGAAGTCTTAACGATTGGTGTCACGGGGCATCGCAACTTAGAGCCGCAGGATTACAGCGAGACTCGGCTGGCCGTTAATTTGGCGTTCGATGATGCCGAGGAGTTGGCCCAGGGGCGCAAGATTGAAGTGCTGTCGCCTCTCGCCGAGGGGGCCGATAAATTGGTGGCGGAGGCGGCCTTACAACGGGGGTACGTATTAAAGGCCCCGCTGCCGTTGCCGCTTGAATTTTATGAAACGGACTTTGACGGTCGCGCCCTCGATAGTTTTCGGCATCTTCTCAAGCAGGCAAGGGAGTGGTACAGCCTGCCGCTGCCGGGTGATGTGCATCTTAATGACTTGCATACTCACGGCCCGGATCGCAATCGGATGTATGCCGCCGTCGGCGAGCACGTCGTCGACCGCTGCGACATCCTGTTCGCCCTGTGGGATGGCCGCGAAAGCGGCCAAACCGGCGGCACCGATGACACGCTCAAATATGCCTTGCGGGAACGAATCGGGACCGAACCCCTGGGGGTCAAGCACATCCGCGTCGAGCGGGCGGGGGGGACATGAACAGCGATTCAACAAATCTTCACAAAGTGCCCGTATTGTTCTGATGGACGCAGGGGCAGTCAACGGCCGGCGGGAGGAAGTGGTGCCATCTGAACTTTGGAAAAATTGGGTCGAACCGTTCGACCTCTTCATCAGCTACGCGCGAAAAGACAATTCGGGTGAAGTAGAGCGATTGGTCGACGAAATTGTTGCCGAGATCGAGCGGGATCACGAGAGCTTCTCGCCGGGTGTCACGCTGCGTGTTTTCTTCGACAAGACGAGCATCGTGACCGCGCAGCTTTGGCGAGAAAAACTTCGCGACGGGTTGCGGCAGTCCAAGCTGATGGTCGCGATACTTTCGCCAAACTATTTCGCGAGCGAGCACTGTCGGTGGGAGTGGGAAGAGTATCTGCGGGTCGAACAGGCCCGCACCTATCCCGGCGAGGCACTGACGCCGATATTTACCATTCCGGCACGAGACCTCGATGCCCGCGGGGCGTTACTTCCCCCGGATCGCCCGTGGCTCGAACAGGTTCGCGAGAGGCTCCGCCAACTGCCGCCGGAGGAGGGGACACCCAAAGCGAGAAAGCCTTCGTTGCCGCGATACGGAAGGACCCTCACCGCCAACGCGAGTTTGTAGTTGAAAAGCCGCGGTTTAGTGAAATCTTGGCCGTTTAAATGGGGCTGCAACCAGATCAGAATTTTTCGCGTTAGTTTTCGACCAGATTTCATAAGTTTCTCTGGACTCAAATAAAATCCGCGACGCCTTTCTCAAGAACATTGCACGGGAGATTTGTGATGCCGAATCGATCCATTACCAGCCGCGAGGCGGAGTCGGCGCTGCGACCTTGGCACCGCTACCGGGGCATGCTCAGCCGTCGATTTCTCACATTTCTTATCGCTTTGGCTTTGGCACTCGTCGTGGTGACCGGCACCGGATTCTATGTAGGTCACGTTAAGGAGTATAATGCGGCCTGGGACAATGGGGATTGGGGGACACTCGCCTCACTCACGAGTGCGATGGTCTACGAGATCGGGCAGGTCTTCACGCTTGAGATGGAAGATCACCTGATCGACTCAGATAATTCGGAGAAAGCGAGCGACACGCCGATCAAGCGCAAGGCAAGCCCTTGGTATGCGGTCGCCCGGTTTCTCGCGGTTGTCTTCGTGGGCATCCTGGCGCTGAAGGCGATTCTGTTACTGCTCCGAACCGTTCGACGCGATGCCATGCGCACGAGCCGGCGTGGTCATAATGTCGTTTGCGGCATTGGTCGAATCGGGACTGCCGTAATTGAAGAAATTCGGCTCGATGTGCTCACCTGGGGCGACGTTTTCGCCCAATGGTGGAACCCGTGGCGGATCGGTACGGGCATTCTTACGAAGCTGTTTGGCTGGATTCGTTCGAAAATCAAAAGAGAAACGCCGAAAGATGTCGTCGCGATCGATTCGGACGTGAAACGCTGGAACCAGCGGAGAGTTGAAGATCGGGATGCGATCGTCTTGCATGCGGATGCGACCGACATCCGTTCGTTGTATCGAGCTCGCGTTCACAAGGCGGCGCGGCTGTTTGCAGTGACCGGTAGTGATGAAGCGAATATAGAAATCGTGACTGACACCTATCGTCTGATCGAGATTGAAAAGCGAAAACTGCCGAAGCCGCTGGAATGCTACGCACACGTCAGCGATCCAGGATTAGAACAAGTTCTTCGCTCCCACCTGCCGTCGGAAGAGCAATCGCAATTGCGGACGCACACCTTCAACGTCTTCCAGATCGCGTCCCGTCGCCTCCTGATCGACCATTTATTAAAGCATCGACCGCGTGGAGAAGAAGTTGCTCTCTACATCGTGATAGGGTTCGGTCAGATGGGACAAACGCTCGTGCGATATCTCTCGGAGCAGGCTCACTTTGAGAACCGGAAGCGGGCGCGATTTCTCATATTGACCGGAGAGTCTGAAAACTCGAGCGCTACCGCTGCGGAAGTAGCGGATGCGTTCTTGAGCCGGTGGGGGCAGTTCTCTCCCCGAGCCGTCGCAGATTCATGGGCCGACATCCGACGTCATTTCAAATCCGCATGCGACAGTTGGGATTGTCAGGACGATCGGCTCGACCCCCATTACCGTACGGGAAATCCGGACGCGGTCGAATACGCCGCGAACGCCGTTTTTGCTCGCCTTCCCAAATATCCCGCTGACCTGCGATTCCTGCATCACTTGGACAAAATTCTTTCCGATCCGACGGTTCGTCCGGCACTGATGGTCTGCTTTGACGACGATGACCGGAATTTCGCCACGGCGGGAGAACTCCGCTTAAAGTTGGCGACGTTCGCTAATGTCGATGCCGAACGACTACCAATCTTTGCCAGCCTTCCGCGTCAGCAGGCTCTTGCTGACTTTTTGGACGACATAAAGCAGGACGTGATTCCATTCGGCCGGTGCGAAGATGTCGCGACACTCGATGAAATTACGAATTCTATTACGGAGCGTTTGGCACTGCACATTCGTGCGAACTACAAAAGGGAGCGACTCAGAAGTCGCGAGGAGGAAGACGCCTACCGTCAGAAATTTTTTCAGGACACCGCCGACTTTCGGCATTCGAATCTAATGGCCGCGGAGCATGCGATGGTCAAGCTCGCTTGCCTCGGATACGGGTGGCGTCGGCCCGGGGAAAGTCTTGATGGCCTTCCGGTCGTCCGCACATTGGAGGAGCCGGACAGGGTGCTGCTGGCTCAAATGGAACACAACCGTTGGCTCGCCGAGCGCCTACTCGCCG contains:
- a CDS encoding ABC transporter ATP-binding protein, translating into MKRTQHETPLIEFHDVFKIYGEDDSEVRALNGVDLRIEKGEFVAVMGPSGSGKSTCMNILGCLDAPTAGEYFFRGVDVGAITRDQRALLRCHYLGFVFQGFNLLKRTSAMENVELPLIYRGLGSAERRRRAMNALHIVGLDGRETHTPAELSGGQQQRVAIARALVAEPTVILADEPTGNLDSERSVEIMNLLVDLNTRQGITVVLVTHETEMAAYARRCVTFLDGNILSDESRDAAAKPSVRERSASVARPWGLKTGVSA
- a CDS encoding ABC transporter permease codes for the protein MLWTTLLLSLREIRRNVLRSSLTILGIVIGVWALITMVTLGSGATERVKSDIAVLGYNLVVVLPGVERRTGGGIMPGAEPFEIEDVTAIKEEVSSVAAAAPWSSHPILAVNGNRNWQTVAQGSDNDFMKSRSWRVQYGREFAEAELRGGKAVCILGETVRQELFGRTNPVGEKLRLGKLTYEIVGVFESKGQSFSGQDQDDFILLPLKTLQRRISGNRNIAVIFVSAETEDMAERVKADVGQLMRERRRIAPGAQDDFSVQDLKEISTLIEETTGVLTAFVGAIAAVSLLVGGIGIMNTMLVTVIERTREIGTRLAIGALEREVLMQFLVEAMVLSAVGGLVGIILGLVTAAVSAHLLSIPLAINSAVVLGAFAFSALVGIVFGSYPAMQAARLNPIDALRHE
- a CDS encoding efflux RND transporter periplasmic adaptor subunit, with the protein product MTVSRGDLEITVNATGTLEPVNSVDIGCEISGSIEEVHVDFNERVEAGDVLITLDTDELEAQVARSRASLAVSQADLRQAEATLLESKQTLARIQHLRERKTLTQQDLDTAIANVARAEASLAGADSQIMVARATLDGDLTKLRKSRVHSPIDGMVLTRAVEPGQTIAATFQTPILLTLAEDLSQMKLLVDIDEADVGTVREGQKATFAIDAYPGENFPARITSLRYAPKRTQDVVTYEAVLEVDNSSLKLRPGMTAVADIVTARAESALLVPNAALRFTPESDTEFEWVTLGNTRDAADGQAVWILRDNKPYRIKVETGRSDGRRTEIISGELSPGTAIIVDTIGS
- a CDS encoding NUDIX domain-containing protein, yielding MRTSTAALALITNSSPQGPQFLTQWNEGWEGLRLIGGHLGSGESFHECVLRKTCEELQLCETDLNIAPRPVAHLNFQQFSERARVVTKYRFEMYDVSPRDRDQLVAIAARPENEWVTEEEIGRGQTRNGRPISRTVRLLLEKSGRIEAERDPEVLTIGVTGHRNLEPQDYSETRLAVNLAFDDAEELAQGRKIEVLSPLAEGADKLVAEAALQRGYVLKAPLPLPLEFYETDFDGRALDSFRHLLKQAREWYSLPLPGDVHLNDLHTHGPDRNRMYAAVGEHVVDRCDILFALWDGRESGQTGGTDDTLKYALRERIGTEPLGVKHIRVERAGGT
- a CDS encoding NAD-binding protein produces the protein MPNRSITSREAESALRPWHRYRGMLSRRFLTFLIALALALVVVTGTGFYVGHVKEYNAAWDNGDWGTLASLTSAMVYEIGQVFTLEMEDHLIDSDNSEKASDTPIKRKASPWYAVARFLAVVFVGILALKAILLLLRTVRRDAMRTSRRGHNVVCGIGRIGTAVIEEIRLDVLTWGDVFAQWWNPWRIGTGILTKLFGWIRSKIKRETPKDVVAIDSDVKRWNQRRVEDRDAIVLHADATDIRSLYRARVHKAARLFAVTGSDEANIEIVTDTYRLIEIEKRKLPKPLECYAHVSDPGLEQVLRSHLPSEEQSQLRTHTFNVFQIASRRLLIDHLLKHRPRGEEVALYIVIGFGQMGQTLVRYLSEQAHFENRKRARFLILTGESENSSATAAEVADAFLSRWGQFSPRAVADSWADIRRHFKSACDSWDCQDDRLDPHYRTGNPDAVEYAANAVFARLPKYPADLRFLHHLDKILSDPTVRPALMVCFDDDDRNFATAGELRLKLATFANVDAERLPIFASLPRQQALADFLDDIKQDVIPFGRCEDVATLDEITNSITERLALHIRANYKRERLRSREEEDAYRQKFFQDTADFRHSNLMAAEHAMVKLACLGYGWRRPGESLDGLPVVRTLEEPDRVLLAQMEHNRWLAERLLAGWRYGKGKDSQPRRISFCTWDKLSDQAQEQKKDLRQVDLVFDVLQSELFEMTIVKLNRAEDVSKQQTIDRAPIDAEQPSVTASG
- a CDS encoding toll/interleukin-1 receptor domain-containing protein; the encoded protein is MPSELWKNWVEPFDLFISYARKDNSGEVERLVDEIVAEIERDHESFSPGVTLRVFFDKTSIVTAQLWREKLRDGLRQSKLMVAILSPNYFASEHCRWEWEEYLRVEQARTYPGEALTPIFTIPARDLDARGALLPPDRPWLEQVRERLRQLPPEEGTPKARKPSLPRYGRTLTANASL
- a CDS encoding phage integrase SAM-like domain-containing protein, with the translated sequence MIAKRTSVKLTLDELCNAHLEELRSRKGNTTATTYRSRLVEVLAFAAKPAQRKYRYAEEIDREFVVNLSSHLHTTKTTRNGKAGGIAKTISAKQIRNSLETLRTILNWAKQPAVCKLPLDFVVPVTKDILPPQPKADPLRESPAKIEQRVEAISRMDAFELCVFGPSMLLAQRPDDLCGLLTTDVDWERRRLRFGVHFEGADHTKGRTSFQVVFPPELDPLLFRLVKTRTEGPLLLSAQAFANSARDSATVGGMTVRPLYEQALESEGSEEIQCDNDRKRVYRSVLKKLGGMTPDLMGKDFDRFRKREQLALPSIGQFRHAITHDMKQSGMGILELRYLTSHSTDDILNEYTSIDIVGAMEKYFDIVDPILVAIRSRGRELGLTEPQQPNNDCRCSAGAQSVHTIIKVTSADKFDASAQERCNSCNFLT